A region from the Sphingomonas brevis genome encodes:
- the nuoL gene encoding NADH-quinone oxidoreductase subunit L has product MHPVLFIVFLPLLAAIVAGLGGRAIGKTASKIVTTGALMIGAVLSWPIFLSYVAGSGEPIVVPVLKFIESGAMNVDWALRVDTLTAVMLVVVTTVSSLVHLYSWGYMEEDPGQPRFFAYLSLFSFAMLMLVTADSLVQMFFGWEGVGLASYLLIGFWYHKPSANAAALKAFVVNRVGDFGFSLGIFGTFLVFGTVSIPAILAAAPGMAGSTIGFAGMRVDTMTLLCLLLFVGACGKSAQLGLHTWLPDAMEGPTPVSALIHAATMVTAGVFMVCRLSPMFETSGTAMTVVTYVGAATAIFAATVGTVQNDIKRVIAYSTCSQLGYMFFAAGVGAYGAAMFHLFTHAFFKALLFLGAGSVIHAMHHEQDMRYYGALRKEIPITFWTMIAGTLAITGVGLFGIGFAGYHSKDAIIESAFASGTVHGHVAYFLGVFAALLTSFYSWRLIFLTFYGKPRWAGSEHIQHAVHHVHEDAGEIASDHDSAADHGCAKVEGTAGYHPHESPWVILLPLVLLSVGAIFAGFLFNHSFIQPEGGPEFWRGSVAFSEHLAHAMHEVPDWVKWSPFTVMLIGLAIAYRNYIVKPEAPAAFVAMFPHLHRFLMHKWYFDELYDVIFVRPAMWLGRLFWKGGDEQIIDRFGPHGAAYAVGVGNRITARLQNGYVYSYALVMLLGLIGAATWVFWWVK; this is encoded by the coding sequence ATGCACCCAGTACTCTTCATTGTCTTCCTGCCGCTCCTTGCCGCGATCGTCGCGGGCCTAGGCGGCCGCGCGATCGGCAAGACCGCGTCAAAGATCGTCACCACCGGCGCGCTGATGATCGGCGCGGTGCTGAGCTGGCCGATTTTCCTGAGCTATGTCGCAGGATCGGGCGAACCGATCGTCGTACCGGTGCTGAAGTTCATCGAAAGCGGCGCGATGAACGTCGATTGGGCGCTGCGCGTCGATACGCTGACCGCGGTAATGCTGGTGGTGGTGACGACGGTGTCGAGCCTCGTCCACCTCTACAGCTGGGGCTATATGGAAGAAGACCCGGGCCAGCCTCGCTTCTTCGCCTATCTCTCGCTGTTCAGCTTCGCCATGCTGATGCTGGTTACCGCCGACAGCCTGGTTCAGATGTTCTTCGGATGGGAAGGTGTCGGCCTCGCTTCCTACCTGCTCATCGGATTCTGGTATCACAAGCCCTCCGCCAACGCTGCGGCGCTGAAGGCGTTCGTGGTCAACCGCGTCGGCGATTTCGGCTTCTCGCTCGGCATCTTCGGCACCTTCCTGGTGTTCGGCACCGTGTCGATCCCGGCGATCCTCGCGGCAGCTCCCGGAATGGCCGGATCGACCATCGGATTTGCCGGCATGCGGGTCGACACCATGACCCTGCTGTGCCTGTTGCTGTTCGTCGGCGCCTGCGGCAAGTCGGCCCAGCTTGGCCTGCACACCTGGCTGCCCGACGCGATGGAGGGTCCGACACCGGTAAGTGCGCTGATCCACGCCGCGACGATGGTCACCGCCGGCGTGTTCATGGTCTGCCGCCTGTCGCCGATGTTCGAGACCAGCGGCACCGCGATGACCGTCGTCACCTATGTCGGCGCCGCCACGGCGATCTTCGCCGCCACCGTCGGAACGGTCCAGAACGACATCAAGCGGGTGATCGCCTATTCGACCTGCTCGCAGCTCGGTTACATGTTCTTCGCGGCCGGCGTCGGCGCCTATGGCGCGGCCATGTTCCACCTGTTCACCCACGCTTTCTTCAAGGCGCTGCTGTTCCTCGGCGCGGGCTCGGTGATCCATGCCATGCACCATGAGCAGGACATGCGTTATTACGGCGCGCTCCGTAAGGAGATCCCGATCACCTTCTGGACGATGATTGCCGGCACGCTGGCGATCACCGGCGTCGGCCTGTTCGGGATTGGCTTCGCTGGATATCATTCGAAGGACGCGATCATCGAGAGCGCCTTTGCCAGCGGCACGGTGCACGGCCATGTCGCCTATTTCCTCGGCGTGTTCGCGGCGCTTCTGACCAGCTTCTACAGCTGGCGCCTGATCTTCCTGACTTTCTATGGCAAGCCGCGCTGGGCGGGTAGCGAGCACATCCAGCATGCGGTTCATCATGTTCATGAAGACGCGGGCGAAATCGCGTCGGATCATGATAGCGCCGCCGACCATGGCTGCGCCAAGGTCGAGGGCACGGCCGGCTATCACCCGCACGAGAGCCCGTGGGTCATCCTGCTGCCGCTGGTACTGTTGTCAGTGGGCGCGATATTCGCCGGTTTCCTGTTCAACCACAGCTTCATCCAGCCCGAAGGCGGACCGGAGTTCTGGCGCGGCAGCGTCGCCTTCAGCGAACATCTGGCCCATGCGATGCACGAGGTTCCGGACTGGGTGAAATGGTCGCCGTTCACGGTAATGCTGATCGGGCTCGCCATCGCCTATCGCAATTACATCGTGAAACCGGAAGCGCCGGCGGCATTCGTCGCCATGTTCCCGCACCTGCACCGCTTCCTGATGCACAAATGGTATTTCGACGAGCTCTACGACGTCATTTTCGTCCGTCCGGCGATGTGGCTGGGCCGCCTGTTCTGGAAGGGCGGCGACGAGCAGATTATCGACCGGTTCGGCCCGCACGGCGCCGCCTATGCGGTCGGCGTCGGCAACCGCATCACCGCGCGGCTGCAGAACGGATATGTCTATAGCTACGCCCTGGTGATGCTGCTCGGCCTGATCGGCGCCGCGACCTGGGTCTTCTGGTGGGTGAAATGA
- a CDS encoding NADH-quinone oxidoreductase subunit J — protein MIAIFAFYLFATLTIASAVLVIFARNPVHSVLWLIMAFFNAAGLMLILGAEFIAMLLVIVYVGAVAVLFLFIVMMLNIDFAQLRSGFTKNLPFGLLVALVLLAEMIVAVSAWKAGPVTGNIQPAAGTQPNIEAIGELLYSRFLFPFEIAGLILLVAMIGAIVLTHRSRGDVRGQKVWKQVDRRPDEAIKLEQPAVGKGVKL, from the coding sequence ATGATCGCAATCTTCGCCTTTTACCTGTTCGCTACGCTGACCATCGCTTCGGCGGTGCTGGTGATCTTCGCGCGCAACCCGGTTCACAGCGTGCTGTGGCTGATCATGGCCTTTTTCAATGCGGCCGGCCTGATGCTGATCCTGGGGGCCGAATTCATCGCCATGTTGCTGGTGATCGTCTACGTCGGGGCGGTTGCGGTGCTGTTCCTGTTCATCGTCATGATGCTCAATATCGACTTCGCGCAGCTGCGGTCCGGCTTCACCAAGAACCTGCCGTTCGGATTGCTGGTGGCACTGGTGCTGCTGGCCGAGATGATCGTCGCCGTGTCGGCGTGGAAGGCGGGCCCGGTAACCGGCAATATCCAGCCTGCGGCCGGGACGCAGCCCAATATCGAGGCGATCGGCGAGCTGCTTTACAGCCGCTTCCTGTTCCCGTTCGAAATCGCCGGCCTCATCCTGCTGGTGGCGATGATCGGCGCGATCGTGCTGACCCATCGCAGCCGCGGCGACGTGCGCGGCCAGAAGGTGTGGAAGCAGGTCGACAGGCGACCCGACGAAGCGATCAAGCTGGAACAGCCAGCTGTCGGAAAGGGCGTCAAGCTATGA
- the nuoI gene encoding NADH-quinone oxidoreductase subunit NuoI translates to MIARTIKAFTLWEFVRAHALTLKYFFKPKATINYPYEKTPTSPRFRGEHALRRYPNGEERCIACKLCEAICPAQAITIEAEPREDGSRRTTRYDIDMVKCIYCGLCAEACPVDAIVEGPNLEFATETREELLYDKVKLLENGDRWEQAIAANLAADAAYR, encoded by the coding sequence ATGATCGCGCGGACCATCAAGGCTTTCACGCTATGGGAATTCGTCAGGGCGCATGCCCTGACCTTGAAGTATTTCTTCAAGCCCAAGGCGACGATCAACTATCCCTACGAGAAGACGCCGACTTCGCCCCGCTTCCGCGGCGAGCATGCGCTGCGCCGCTACCCGAACGGCGAAGAGCGCTGCATCGCCTGCAAGCTGTGCGAGGCGATCTGCCCGGCGCAGGCGATCACCATCGAAGCCGAGCCGCGCGAGGACGGCAGCCGCCGCACCACCCGCTACGACATCGACATGGTGAAGTGCATCTATTGCGGCCTGTGCGCCGAGGCCTGCCCGGTCGATGCGATTGTCGAAGGGCCGAACCTGGAGTTCGCCACCGAAACTCGCGAGGAATTGCTCTACGACAAGGTCAAACTGCTCGAGAATGGCGACCGCTGGGAACAGGCGATTGCCGCCAACCTTGCCGCCGATGCGGCGTATAGATAG
- the nuoF gene encoding NADH-quinone oxidoreductase subunit NuoF, with product MSGITSLTDKDRIFTNLYGFQGADLKSSQARGDWDKTADLMKVGQDAIIDVVKASGLRGRGGAGFPTGMKWSFMPKEPTAGRPNFLVINADESEPGSCKDREILRHDPHKLVEGALIAGFAMRCRAAYIYVRGEFIVETEALRKAVAEAYDAGLLGKNAAGSGFDFDVFVHRGAGAYICGEETAMLESLEGKKGLPRLKPPFPAGAGLYGCPTTVNNVESIAVVPTILRRGAAWFASFGREKNEGTKLFQISGHVNCPCVVEEAMSIPFRELIDKHAGGIRGGWDNLLAVIPGGSSVPLVPAEQIMDAPMDFDGLKELGSGLGTAAVIVMDKSTDIVRAISRISYFYKHESCGQCTPCREGTGWMWRTMERLREGDAQVGDIDKLYDVTKQVEGHTICALGDAAAWPIQGLIRHYRPELERRIAERHGAEREAAE from the coding sequence ATGAGCGGCATCACCTCCCTGACCGACAAGGACCGGATTTTCACTAACCTCTATGGCTTCCAGGGTGCGGACCTGAAGTCGAGCCAGGCACGCGGCGATTGGGACAAGACCGCAGACCTGATGAAGGTCGGGCAGGACGCGATCATCGACGTGGTCAAGGCGTCGGGCCTGCGCGGCCGTGGTGGCGCCGGCTTCCCGACCGGCATGAAGTGGAGCTTCATGCCCAAGGAGCCGACCGCCGGGCGCCCCAACTTCCTGGTGATCAATGCCGACGAGTCCGAGCCCGGCAGCTGCAAGGACCGCGAAATCCTGCGCCACGACCCGCACAAGCTGGTCGAAGGCGCCCTGATTGCCGGTTTCGCCATGCGTTGCCGAGCGGCCTATATCTATGTGCGGGGCGAATTCATCGTCGAGACCGAGGCGCTCCGGAAGGCAGTCGCCGAAGCCTATGACGCCGGCCTGCTCGGCAAGAATGCCGCCGGATCGGGCTTCGACTTCGACGTCTTCGTCCACCGTGGCGCCGGCGCCTACATCTGCGGCGAAGAAACGGCGATGCTGGAGAGCCTTGAAGGCAAGAAGGGCCTGCCGCGCCTGAAGCCGCCGTTCCCGGCCGGCGCCGGCCTCTACGGCTGCCCGACCACGGTCAACAATGTCGAGAGCATCGCGGTCGTGCCCACGATCCTCCGGCGCGGCGCTGCCTGGTTCGCCAGCTTCGGGCGCGAGAAGAATGAAGGCACCAAGCTGTTCCAGATTTCGGGCCATGTGAACTGCCCGTGCGTGGTCGAGGAAGCCATGTCGATCCCGTTTCGCGAGCTGATCGACAAGCATGCCGGCGGCATCCGCGGCGGGTGGGATAACCTCCTTGCCGTGATCCCGGGCGGATCGTCGGTGCCGCTGGTGCCGGCCGAGCAGATCATGGATGCGCCGATGGATTTCGACGGGCTCAAGGAACTCGGCTCCGGTCTCGGCACCGCGGCGGTCATCGTCATGGACAAGTCGACCGACATCGTCCGCGCGATCAGCCGCATCAGCTATTTCTACAAGCATGAAAGCTGCGGCCAGTGCACACCCTGCCGCGAGGGCACCGGCTGGATGTGGCGGACGATGGAGCGCCTGCGCGAAGGCGATGCCCAGGTCGGCGACATCGATAAGCTGTACGACGTCACCAAGCAGGTCGAAGGTCACACCATCTGCGCGCTTGGTGACGCGGCCGCCTGGCCGATCCAGGGCCTGATCCGCCATTATCGCCCCGAGCTCGAGCGCCGCATTGCCGAGCGTCATGGCGCCGAGCGGGAGGCGGCGGAGTGA
- a CDS encoding NADH-quinone oxidoreductase subunit D, giving the protein MVGAPNQQAGPKPTAGDETISNYTINFGPQHPAAHGVLRLIMELDGEIVERVDPHIGLLHRGTEKLIEYRTYAQALPYFDRLDYCSPMCMEHSYVLAVEKLMGLEVPLRAQYIRVLMAELTRISNHMLNLGSHIMDVGAMTPNLWLFEVREDTLQFYERVSGARMHANYFRVGGVHQDIPESVLADMGKWLDTRMYLFEDAISLVADNRIFKQRNVDIGTVSKEDSLAWGFSGPMIRAAGIPWDLRKSQPYEVYDRMEFDIPVGTRGDCYDRFMVRVEEVRQSAKIMRQCLKEMPEGPIGTMDRKVFPPKRGEMKQSMEALIHHFKLYTEGYHVPAGEVYVATESPKGEFGVYLVADGTNKPYRCKIRPTGFSHLQAMDFMMKGHMLADTTAVLSAIDVVFGEVDR; this is encoded by the coding sequence ATGGTTGGCGCGCCGAACCAGCAGGCTGGTCCCAAGCCGACCGCCGGCGACGAGACGATCAGCAATTACACGATCAATTTCGGGCCGCAGCATCCGGCCGCGCACGGCGTCTTGCGCCTCATCATGGAGCTGGATGGGGAAATCGTCGAACGGGTCGATCCGCACATCGGCCTGCTCCACCGCGGCACCGAGAAGCTGATCGAATACCGCACCTACGCCCAGGCGCTGCCCTATTTCGACCGGCTCGATTACTGCTCGCCGATGTGCATGGAGCACAGCTACGTACTGGCGGTCGAAAAGCTGATGGGCCTCGAAGTTCCGCTTCGTGCCCAGTACATCCGGGTGCTGATGGCGGAGCTGACCCGCATCTCCAACCATATGCTGAACCTTGGCAGCCACATCATGGACGTCGGCGCGATGACTCCGAACCTGTGGCTGTTCGAAGTGCGCGAAGACACGCTGCAATTCTACGAGCGGGTATCGGGCGCGCGGATGCATGCCAATTACTTCCGCGTCGGCGGAGTCCACCAGGACATTCCAGAGAGCGTGCTGGCGGATATGGGCAAGTGGCTCGACACCCGCATGTATCTGTTCGAGGACGCGATCAGCCTCGTCGCCGACAATCGCATCTTCAAGCAGCGCAATGTCGACATCGGCACCGTCAGCAAGGAAGATTCGCTGGCCTGGGGCTTCTCAGGCCCGATGATCCGCGCCGCCGGCATCCCGTGGGACCTGCGCAAGTCGCAGCCCTATGAAGTCTATGACCGGATGGAGTTCGACATTCCGGTCGGCACCCGGGGCGACTGCTACGATCGCTTCATGGTTCGGGTCGAGGAAGTGCGGCAGTCGGCGAAGATCATGCGCCAGTGCCTCAAGGAAATGCCGGAAGGCCCGATCGGGACGATGGACCGCAAGGTCTTTCCGCCCAAGCGCGGCGAGATGAAGCAGTCGATGGAAGCGCTGATCCATCACTTCAAGCTCTACACCGAGGGCTATCACGTCCCTGCCGGAGAGGTTTACGTCGCGACCGAAAGCCCCAAGGGCGAGTTCGGCGTCTACTTGGTCGCGGACGGCACCAACAAACCCTATCGCTGCAAGATCAGGCCGACCGGCTTCTCGCACCTCCAGGCGATGGATTTCATGATGAAGGGCCATATGCTCGCCGACACCACCGCGGTGCTGAGCGCCATCGACGTCGTCTTCGGGGAGGTCGACCGCTAA
- a CDS encoding NADH-quinone oxidoreductase subunit C translates to MKMPAPVIQARAGFTDAYRSAIGDAFIASRDHVDELTITVKRDALVEACRVARDKFGYQQLMEIAGVDYPERPERFEVNYHLLSVTENHRIRIKVTTDEDTPVPSVTSLWPVAGWLEREVFDLYGVGFAGNADLRRILTDYGFEGYPLRKDFPQTGYVELRYSEAEKRVVYEPVQLPQDFRNFDFLMPWEGPEYRLPGDEKTVGQAPGAPSPAPAPSAPPKAEAKKPAAKKKAPAKPRAKKS, encoded by the coding sequence GTGAAGATGCCTGCCCCCGTGATCCAGGCCCGCGCGGGCTTCACTGACGCCTATCGCTCGGCGATCGGCGATGCATTCATTGCCTCGCGCGACCATGTCGACGAGCTGACGATCACGGTGAAGCGTGACGCGCTGGTCGAAGCCTGCCGCGTCGCTCGCGACAAGTTCGGTTACCAGCAGCTGATGGAAATTGCCGGCGTGGACTATCCCGAGCGGCCCGAGCGGTTCGAAGTCAATTATCACCTGCTGTCGGTAACCGAGAACCACCGCATCCGCATCAAGGTCACGACCGACGAGGATACGCCGGTACCCAGCGTTACTTCGCTGTGGCCGGTAGCCGGCTGGCTCGAGCGCGAAGTGTTCGATCTTTACGGTGTTGGTTTCGCGGGCAATGCGGACCTTCGCCGGATCCTCACCGATTACGGGTTCGAGGGCTATCCGCTGCGGAAGGACTTCCCGCAGACCGGCTATGTCGAACTGCGCTATTCCGAAGCCGAGAAGCGGGTGGTTTACGAGCCGGTCCAGTTGCCGCAGGACTTCCGCAACTTCGACTTCCTGATGCCGTGGGAAGGGCCTGAATATCGCCTGCCTGGCGACGAAAAGACGGTTGGGCAAGCGCCAGGTGCGCCGAGCCCGGCTCCGGCGCCCAGCGCGCCGCCGAAGGCTGAAGCAAAGAAGCCGGCTGCGAAGAAGAAGGCGCCAGCCAAGCCGAGGGCGAAGAAGTCATGA
- a CDS encoding complex I 24 kDa subunit family protein — MAERNFAPDTPELRAEWDGFAWTSANAKAAADIVTRYPAGRQASASIPFLDLAQRQVGAMTGTQGWLPIPVIEFVARELDMPPVRVMEVASFYTMFNLAPVGKFHVQVCGTTPCMLRGSDDVLSACYKRGLKKGHTTDDGMFTLTEVECLGACANAPMVQINDDNYEDLTEDSMKAILDALASGKQPKIGPQVDRKTSCPEGGPTTLKKMAERNYDYRGQW; from the coding sequence ATGGCCGAACGTAACTTCGCCCCCGATACGCCTGAGCTTCGCGCCGAGTGGGACGGCTTCGCCTGGACCAGCGCCAATGCCAAGGCCGCGGCCGATATCGTCACCCGCTATCCGGCGGGGCGGCAGGCATCGGCCTCTATACCGTTCCTCGACCTCGCCCAGCGACAGGTCGGCGCGATGACCGGAACGCAAGGCTGGCTGCCGATCCCGGTGATCGAGTTCGTCGCGCGCGAACTCGACATGCCGCCGGTTCGCGTGATGGAGGTCGCCAGCTTCTACACCATGTTCAACCTGGCCCCGGTCGGTAAATTCCATGTCCAGGTGTGCGGCACGACGCCCTGCATGCTGCGCGGTTCGGACGACGTGCTCTCGGCCTGCTACAAGCGCGGGCTGAAGAAGGGTCACACGACGGACGACGGGATGTTCACGCTGACCGAGGTCGAGTGCCTTGGCGCCTGCGCCAACGCGCCCATGGTCCAGATCAACGACGACAATTACGAGGACCTGACCGAGGACAGCATGAAGGCGATCCTCGACGCACTGGCTTCGGGCAAGCAACCCAAGATCGGTCCCCAGGTCGACCGCAAGACGAGCTGCCCGGAAGGCGGCCCGACCACGCTCAAGAAGATGGCCGAGCGCAACTACGACTATCGGGGCCAGTGGTGA
- the nuoK gene encoding NADH-quinone oxidoreductase subunit NuoK, with amino-acid sequence MIGLTHYLAVAAILFTLGVLGIFLNRRNIILMLMAIELILLAVNINLVAFSAFLGDLTGQVFAMFVLTVAAAEAAIGLAILVIFFRRRGSIAVDDVNRMRG; translated from the coding sequence ATGATCGGCCTGACCCATTATCTCGCCGTCGCGGCGATCCTGTTCACGCTTGGCGTGCTCGGCATCTTCCTCAATCGCCGCAACATCATCCTGATGCTGATGGCGATCGAGCTCATCCTGCTGGCAGTCAATATCAACCTGGTCGCCTTCAGTGCTTTCCTCGGCGATTTGACCGGCCAGGTATTCGCCATGTTCGTGTTGACCGTAGCCGCGGCCGAGGCCGCAATCGGTTTGGCGATCCTCGTCATTTTCTTCCGTCGCCGCGGTTCGATCGCGGTCGACGATGTCAACCGGATGCGCGGCTGA
- the nuoG gene encoding NADH-quinone oxidoreductase subunit NuoG, whose protein sequence is MPKVTVDGVEIEVPQGATVLQACELAGKEIPRFCYHERLSIAGNCRMCLVEVAPGPPKPQASCALPAADGQTIKTDTPMVKKAREGVMEFLLINHPLDCPICDQGGECDLQDQAMAYGRGHSRYEENKRAVDDKYFGPIVKTSMTRCIQCTRCARFAEEVAGTPEIGMVFRGEDAQITTYLEKAFTSELAGNLVDLCPVGALLSKPYSFEARPWELRKVPGIDVMDALGTNIRMDVRQRQVMRILPRINDAVNEEWAHDKTRHHVDALVRNRLDRPWVRDAKGKLKEASWGDALDTFAKQFKKAGKKVAAIAGDLLDAETMYAAKALLAGAGSTLLEGRQTGLDYDVTSLAAVRFNTPIAEIENADLVLLVGSNVRWEAPLVNTRIRKAIRRGAKVFAIGPEVDLTYKVEWLGDDLSLIGKLPKAAADAIKGASRPVMIVGPGALGAGALGAALAASKPFIKDGWNGFNVLHIAAARMASLLLGYAQKGGIADIEKAKPELVILLGADEVAADAFKGAFKVYIGHHGDKGAANADLVLPGATYAEKHGTYVNIEGRVQRSERAAFAPGDAREDWTILRALSDLIGKPLPFDRFDQLRAAMIAQVPELGQEGVIDFKWAPPKLAAKASGPVGYPIKDFYLTNAICRASPTMRRCSEELVHGHEYAEAAE, encoded by the coding sequence ATGCCTAAAGTCACCGTCGACGGCGTAGAGATTGAAGTTCCGCAGGGCGCGACCGTGCTGCAGGCGTGCGAGCTTGCCGGCAAGGAGATCCCGCGCTTCTGCTACCACGAGCGGCTGAGCATCGCCGGTAATTGCCGCATGTGCCTGGTCGAGGTTGCCCCTGGGCCGCCCAAGCCGCAGGCGAGCTGCGCGCTGCCCGCCGCGGATGGCCAAACGATCAAGACCGACACGCCAATGGTCAAGAAGGCGCGGGAAGGGGTGATGGAGTTCCTGCTCATCAACCACCCGCTCGACTGCCCGATCTGCGACCAGGGCGGCGAATGCGACCTGCAGGACCAGGCGATGGCCTATGGCCGCGGCCATTCGCGCTACGAAGAGAATAAGCGGGCGGTCGACGACAAATATTTCGGGCCGATCGTCAAGACATCGATGACTCGCTGCATCCAGTGCACCCGCTGCGCCCGCTTCGCCGAAGAAGTGGCCGGCACGCCGGAAATCGGCATGGTATTCCGGGGCGAGGACGCGCAGATCACAACCTACCTCGAAAAGGCGTTCACGTCGGAGCTGGCGGGCAATCTGGTCGACCTCTGCCCGGTCGGCGCCTTGCTGTCGAAGCCATACAGCTTTGAGGCGCGGCCGTGGGAGCTGCGCAAGGTACCCGGCATCGACGTGATGGACGCGCTCGGCACCAACATCCGCATGGACGTCCGTCAGCGCCAGGTGATGCGCATCCTGCCGCGCATCAACGATGCGGTGAATGAGGAATGGGCGCACGACAAGACGCGCCACCATGTCGACGCACTGGTTCGCAACCGGCTCGACCGTCCGTGGGTGCGCGACGCCAAGGGCAAGCTCAAGGAAGCCAGCTGGGGCGACGCGCTCGATACCTTCGCCAAGCAGTTCAAAAAGGCCGGGAAAAAGGTCGCGGCGATTGCCGGCGACCTGCTCGACGCCGAAACCATGTATGCCGCCAAGGCGCTGCTGGCGGGCGCGGGCTCAACCCTGCTGGAAGGGCGACAGACCGGGCTCGACTATGACGTGACCAGCCTCGCCGCGGTGCGGTTCAACACCCCGATCGCCGAGATCGAGAATGCCGATTTGGTGCTGCTGGTCGGATCGAACGTCCGGTGGGAAGCGCCGTTGGTCAACACGCGCATTCGCAAGGCGATACGTCGCGGGGCCAAGGTGTTTGCGATCGGGCCGGAAGTCGACCTGACCTACAAGGTCGAATGGCTGGGCGATGACCTGTCGCTGATCGGCAAGCTGCCCAAGGCGGCGGCCGACGCGATCAAGGGCGCAAGCAGGCCGGTGATGATCGTCGGTCCGGGTGCGCTTGGTGCAGGCGCGCTGGGCGCCGCGCTGGCGGCATCCAAACCGTTCATCAAGGACGGCTGGAACGGCTTCAATGTGCTGCACATCGCCGCGGCGCGGATGGCCAGCCTGCTGCTCGGCTATGCGCAGAAGGGCGGCATCGCCGACATCGAAAAGGCGAAGCCGGAGCTGGTGATTCTGCTCGGCGCGGACGAGGTCGCAGCCGATGCGTTCAAGGGGGCGTTCAAGGTCTACATCGGCCACCACGGCGACAAGGGCGCCGCTAATGCCGACCTCGTCCTGCCGGGCGCAACCTATGCTGAAAAGCATGGCACCTACGTCAACATTGAGGGCCGCGTGCAGCGGAGCGAGCGCGCCGCCTTCGCGCCGGGCGATGCACGCGAGGATTGGACGATCCTGCGCGCGCTCAGCGACCTCATCGGCAAGCCGTTGCCGTTCGACCGGTTCGACCAGCTTCGCGCGGCGATGATCGCCCAAGTGCCCGAACTGGGCCAGGAAGGCGTGATCGACTTCAAGTGGGCGCCGCCGAAGCTCGCCGCCAAGGCAAGCGGGCCGGTCGGCTATCCGATCAAGGATTTCTACCTGACCAACGCGATCTGCCGCGCCAGCCCGACCATGCGCCGTTGCTCGGAAGAGCTGGTCCATGGCCATGAATATGCGGAGGCGGCGGAATGA
- the nuoH gene encoding NADH-quinone oxidoreductase subunit NuoH, translating to MTAWFQGTWLGPDGGWLIANLILILLIALPLMLAVAMIIYAERKIWAAIALRRGPNVVGPWGLLQSFADGLKVFLKETIIPSSANKGLFLIAPIITFTVALIVWAVVPFDVGVVLTDINVGLLYILAASSLGVYGVIIAGWASNSKYPFFSALRAAAQMVSYEVSIGFVLICVVLYAGTFNLTDIVMAQKGNVLGILNGFGFNPLLFPMAVVFLISAMAETFRTPFDLVEAESELVAGHQTEYSSMAFALFWLGEYANVILMCALNAILFWGGFLPPIDWAPLYHFPFTDISTGWLWLILKMCFFFFVFGWVKATVPRYRYDQLMRLGWKIFLPLSLLFVALISGWLMWTRYGVAA from the coding sequence ATGACCGCGTGGTTCCAGGGCACTTGGCTAGGGCCTGATGGCGGCTGGCTGATCGCCAACCTGATCCTGATTTTGCTTATCGCCCTGCCGCTGATGCTGGCGGTGGCGATGATCATCTATGCCGAGCGCAAGATCTGGGCGGCGATCGCGCTTCGCCGCGGGCCGAACGTGGTCGGACCGTGGGGCCTGCTGCAAAGCTTTGCCGATGGCCTCAAGGTCTTCCTGAAAGAGACGATCATCCCGTCGAGCGCCAACAAGGGCCTGTTCCTGATCGCGCCGATCATCACCTTCACCGTCGCGCTGATCGTCTGGGCGGTGGTGCCGTTCGACGTTGGCGTGGTGCTGACCGACATCAATGTCGGCCTGCTCTACATCCTCGCCGCGAGCAGCCTCGGCGTTTACGGCGTGATCATCGCCGGCTGGGCGTCCAACAGCAAATATCCCTTCTTCTCGGCGCTTCGCGCTGCCGCGCAGATGGTGAGCTATGAAGTGTCGATCGGCTTCGTGCTGATCTGCGTCGTACTTTACGCCGGCACCTTCAACCTGACCGACATTGTCATGGCGCAGAAGGGCAATGTCCTCGGGATCCTCAATGGCTTCGGGTTCAACCCGCTGCTGTTCCCGATGGCGGTGGTGTTCCTGATCAGCGCAATGGCAGAAACCTTCCGCACACCGTTCGACCTGGTCGAGGCGGAGAGCGAGCTCGTCGCCGGTCACCAGACCGAATATTCGTCGATGGCCTTCGCGCTGTTCTGGCTCGGCGAATATGCCAACGTCATCCTGATGTGCGCACTCAACGCCATCCTGTTCTGGGGCGGGTTCCTGCCGCCGATCGACTGGGCGCCGCTCTATCATTTCCCCTTCACCGACATTTCGACCGGATGGCTGTGGCTCATCCTGAAGATGTGCTTCTTCTTCTTCGTGTTCGGCTGGGTGAAGGCGACGGTGCCGAGGTACCGCTATGACCAGCTGATGCGGCTCGGCTGGAAGATCTTCCTGCCCCTGTCGCTTCTGTTCGTCGCGCTGATCAGCGGCTGGCTGATGTGGACCAGGTACGGAGTAGCGGCATGA